Proteins co-encoded in one Armatimonadota bacterium genomic window:
- a CDS encoding CRISPR-associated RAMP protein: protein MFETLQATARLSAKLRVVSAIRIGAGRDTSIDASDLPVVRDLFGRPFIPGSSIKGVVRSYVERIVRTVACPERKAWATCNPTARDGGCVTSITNMDDQQIHDAHCPVCRLFGSPWLASKVAFADATVVGETWFGRYLIRDGVSIDRDTGTAADARKFDFEIVPGGTEFNFQLRADNASDRELGLLYLGISALQRKELALGGMTSRGPGLIELVEPEWKCTRFDPSADDLVAGLLGSGGSPVGPDDLEEWAREAIDCLRRGEELCTE, encoded by the coding sequence ATGTTCGAGACCTTGCAGGCGACCGCGCGCCTCAGCGCCAAGCTCAGGGTGGTCAGCGCGATCAGGATCGGCGCAGGTAGAGACACCAGCATCGACGCCAGCGACCTTCCCGTGGTGCGGGACCTGTTTGGCAGGCCGTTCATCCCGGGCTCCAGCATCAAAGGCGTCGTCCGGAGCTACGTCGAGCGCATTGTTCGCACCGTGGCGTGTCCCGAGCGAAAGGCTTGGGCTACCTGCAATCCAACCGCCAGAGATGGCGGATGCGTGACGTCGATTACCAACATGGACGACCAGCAGATCCACGACGCCCACTGCCCGGTCTGCAGGCTCTTCGGCTCGCCCTGGCTCGCGTCGAAGGTTGCCTTTGCTGATGCCACCGTGGTCGGCGAGACCTGGTTTGGTAGATACCTGATTCGGGACGGCGTCTCCATCGATCGCGACACCGGAACCGCCGCAGATGCCCGTAAGTTCGACTTCGAGATCGTCCCTGGCGGGACTGAGTTCAACTTCCAGCTGCGAGCCGACAACGCTTCTGACCGGGAGTTGGGTTTGCTCTACCTCGGCATATCGGCGCTCCAGCGCAAGGAGCTTGCACTGGGGGGCATGACCAGCCGTGGTCCGGGGCTAATTGAGCTGGTTGAGCCCGAGTGGAAGTGCACGCGGTTTGACCCATCCGCCGACGATCTCGTCGCTGGGCTTCTCGGGTCTGGAGGCAGCCCGGTAGGGCCTGACGACCTGGAAGAGTGGGCTCGAGAAGCAATCGATTGTCTCAGAAGGGGGGAAGAATTGTGCACCGAGTAG
- a CDS encoding CRISPR-associated protein, which translates to MHRVVVNEAFVRLKITPDGPVLIKAGDALSGIQPDLPDMAFVRTFHRGRETVYFPGSSLKGVIRSHCERIVRTCVPLSEDSPAACDPLFDKLERGGPRIHPKEKRVVSCCKWLQERHKNADGWEMYARSCFVCRLFGNTSLASHSSFGDAVPIDGLADDDDPNLTEERNGVAIDRIYGSVAGGALFQFEVVTRGTFEATIQLRNFTCAHLGLIGLALRDLNDQRLLVGFGKSRGLGRVKAEVASVTLRRWAPLDSGNQRLVGFLDPSVEQRYRLGLSDVALANDRMDLPVAFKPDDLGIDTAEISGDALKLLWTNAAENWASAAQSMGGG; encoded by the coding sequence GTGCACCGAGTAGTCGTCAACGAAGCTTTCGTCAGGCTGAAGATCACGCCTGACGGACCGGTGCTCATCAAAGCAGGTGATGCCCTGTCGGGCATCCAGCCCGACCTGCCCGATATGGCATTCGTGCGCACGTTCCACCGCGGACGCGAAACAGTCTACTTCCCCGGCTCATCGCTCAAGGGAGTGATCCGCAGCCACTGCGAACGCATCGTGCGCACCTGCGTGCCGCTCAGCGAGGATAGCCCCGCAGCCTGCGATCCACTTTTCGACAAGCTTGAGCGGGGCGGCCCTCGCATCCATCCAAAGGAAAAGCGCGTCGTCTCGTGCTGCAAGTGGTTACAGGAGCGTCACAAGAACGCCGATGGTTGGGAGATGTATGCGCGATCGTGCTTCGTCTGCAGGCTGTTCGGCAACACCAGCCTCGCTTCCCACAGCAGCTTCGGCGACGCGGTCCCGATCGACGGGCTCGCCGACGATGATGACCCGAACCTGACCGAGGAACGCAACGGGGTAGCCATCGATCGCATCTACGGATCAGTCGCGGGAGGAGCGCTGTTCCAGTTTGAGGTGGTAACGCGCGGTACCTTCGAGGCCACGATCCAACTGAGGAATTTCACCTGTGCCCACCTGGGCCTGATCGGACTGGCGCTTAGGGACCTCAATGACCAGCGCCTCCTGGTAGGTTTTGGCAAGTCAAGAGGGCTGGGGCGCGTGAAGGCAGAGGTTGCGTCCGTGACCCTGCGTCGCTGGGCGCCGCTGGATTCTGGCAATCAGAGGCTTGTTGGCTTCCTGGACCCCTCCGTCGAACAGCGCTACAGACTTGGCCTGTCCGATGTCGCGCTGGCAAATGACCGCATGGACCTGCCTGTCGCTTTCAAACCCGACGATCTCGGCATCGATACCGCCGAGATTAGCGGAGATGCATTGAAGCTTCTCTGGACCAATGCGGCGGAAAATTGGGCATCCGCCGCGCAGTCGATGGGAGGTGGGTAG